The following nucleotide sequence is from Macaca fascicularis isolate 582-1 chromosome 15, T2T-MFA8v1.1.
aggagttcgagaccagactggccagcatggcgaaaccccgtctttactaaaaattagccagggcacGGTGGCGagcaccctgtaatcccagctactcgggaggctgagacagataggagaatcacttgaacccaggaggtggaggttgctgtgagccaagatagtgccactacactcaagtctaggcaacagagcgagactccgcctcaaaaaaaaaaaaaacaaaaaaaagaaagaaagaaaattgtaaatttttaaaacccagCCCACATAAGTCATTCTGCAATGTAACGCACattcaagaaataattattttcagggAAATAGCCCACATAACACCTTGTTGATTCCTCTCCCTATGAAGATTCAGCTAAGTATAGCTCAGTCTACTAACACGAATGATGTCATATACTTTTGATTTGGCTTGGAAAAGAGGAGGCCTGAGCAGGCAGCAGATTTAGCTTTCTAATTTGGCCTGTTTTGAGACAATGTTTTCAAGGAGTTGAACATTTAATCTGCCTTTCCTGTAAGAACTGTACTCAGGGGAACCGAATAATTGATGAGTGAGAAGTTTCACTTTAGAAAAAGAtctcaggattgtcttggctatgcgggctcttctttggttccatatgaaatttaaagtagttttttctaattctgtgaagagagtCAATGGTAGctaatggggatagcattgagtctataaattactttgggcagtatggccattttcatgatattgattcttcctatccatgagcatggaatgtttttctacttGTTTGGGTCACTCTCAGGCCCAAGCCAGAATTCCACTTTCAGTGTGACACTGAGGACCTCCAAGGTCTGCTCTCCAGTAAAACTAGTGagaattgtttaaaaaacaaaagaaaacaaaacaaaaacaaacaaacaaacatttaaagactCTGGAAATGGCCCTAAGGACATaccacaaaagaagaaatatttgttcaagaaaaatctacaaaaacTCAGAATTTCAAGAATCTGAGGTATGTGAACCAAGATCCATGCCCACTCTGTCCTCCCACCCTCAATTCAGTGAGGCAAAAACTATACTTCAGGCTGCTTCAGCCTGGAACACAGAGCTGCCTCTCCCCTCAGCTATCTTCCCAAGAGGGACAGGATGTCAGCATTTCTCATCCTTCGCCACTACTTGTTGCTGTAGGCAAAGTTCCAGGTGAGTACAACTGATATAAATCCAACCTCCACTTGTGGAAATAGGCTCTACCTTGGGCATGGTACCGTTGAAAATACTAGGACTCAGAGTTTGCCCCAGCTCATGGGCAGAGTTCCACGCTGAGAGGCAAGCCAAGGAGACCTGTGACTGCTGCCTCTCCCATCTACCAAGCACTTAGAATCTAATATGGGGTGTCACTCAGGAATAAGCACATCACTGTTCCCATGCCCACCACCAGGAATTTGGCTCAGAGATTTCCTCAGATACAGATATAAGTCATAGAACAGAGAAATTTGGGAAACTCTTaagtatatggaaattaaacaacgcAGTCTTACACAaccaatggatttttaaaaaatcaaaagagaaaatactttgaggtgaatgaaaatgaagatatatCAAAACTTACAGGATACAGCTAAAACAGTACATAGAGGGatatttatagctgtaaatgaccatattacaaaagaagaaaagacctCAAATCAGCAATCTTATACCACCATAAGACTttggaaaagaagagcaaattatacctaaagcaagcagaaggaaggtaataaagattagagtgaaaattaataaaatcaataattttttaaaaaacagaaaaccaatgaaaacaaaactggttctttgaaaagataaacaaaattgacaaactacctaactgaccaagaaaaaaagaaagatgactcACATTACTAGAACCAGATATAAAAGAGGGGATATTACTACCAACCTTTAAAGGATTAAAAGAAATACTacaagtaggctgggcacagtgactcacgcctgcaatctcagcactttctaggccaaggcgggtggatcacctgaggtcaggagctcgaggccagcctggccaacttggtaaaatcctggctctactaaaaatacaaaaatcagccgggcatggtggcaggcgccttccagctactcggaaggctaaggcaggagaatcacttgaactagggaggtggaggttgcagtgaaccaagatcatgccattgcactgcagcctgggcaacaaaagcaaaactctgtctgaaaaaaaaaagaaacgaaaagaaaaagaaatactacaAGTAAATATATGCTAATAAATTCAACAagttagatgaaatggacaaattcctagaaacatgcaAACTACAGAAActgattcaagaagaaataggaccaggtgtgatggctcacgcccgtaatccagtactttgggaggctaaggcaggtagatcatctgagctcaggagttcaagaccagcctgggcaatatgaaaccctgtctctaccaaaaattagccaggtatggtgtggctcatgcctgtagtcccagctactcaggaggctgaggtaggaggatcactttagcctgggaggtgaaagttgcagtgagccaggattgtgccactgcagtccagcctgggtgacagagtgagaccccgtctcaagaaaaaaaaaaagaacaacaacaacaacaacaagaacaagaaACAGGCAATCTGAATAGGGTTATATCAGTAAAGAGTTGAACAAATAATCAAAAAAActacccacaaagaaaagcccagtcCCAGATTGCCTTACTGGTAacttctaccaaacatttaaagaattaatacaaggccgggcacagtggctcatgcctgtaatcccaaaactctgggaggccaaggcaggcagtcacttaaggagttcaagactggcctggccaacatggagaaaccccatctctactaaaaatgtaaaaataagccaggcatgctggtgggcacctgtaatcccagctactcaggaggctgaggcagaagaatcacttgaacccaggaggcagaggttgcagtgagctgagaccacaccattgcactccagcttgggcaacagagcaagactctgtttcaaaaaagaaaagaaaagaaataataatactatCACTcctcacaaactcttccaaaaaaactgaagagaaagaaacacttctCAACTCCTTCTACGAGGTCctcataccaaaaccaaagacatcacaagaagaCTACAATATCTCTTATGACATGGATGCAAAAAAAATCCTAGCAAACTGAATctaacaacatataaaaataactagacaacatgatcaagtaggatttatcccaggaacaCAGATTGGCTTACATTCAAAattcaattaatgtaatacaccATCTCAatagaagaaaaaccaaaaatacatgatcatcacaatagatgcagaaaaagcatttacaaAATCCTATGccttttcatgattaaaacaaacacacacaaaaacaaaaaaacacacaagcactcaacaaactaggcaaaAAAAGGGAACTCAAGGCTGGGTATAccatagctcacacctataatcccaacagtctgggaggctgagacaggaggatcacttcagcccaggactTTGGCAACAccgcaagaccttgtctctaccaaaaataaaaattaaaaaattagcccggcatggtggtgcacctgtggtcctagctgaggtgggaggatcacctcagcccaggaggtcgaggttgcaagCAAtcagctataattgtgccactgtactgcagcctgggcaacagagtgagaccctgtctcagagagagagagagagagagagagagagagagagagtagtgccaggcgtggtggctcacacttgtaatcccaacactttgggaggtcaaggcacctgggcaacgaagtgagaccccatctctacaaaaaatacaacaaagtagccaggcatggtggcacacacctgtagtcccagctactcaggaggctgagctgggaggatgacttgagccctgggagttcaaggctgcagtgagccatgatggtgccactgcactcctgcctaggcaacacagtctgtaaaagaaagaaaagaaaagaaaagaaaagaaaaaagaagaaaagagggaatgcAATATAATAAAGGGCTTCTATGAAAAACTCAAAAtgaacatcatacttaatggtgaaagactgaatgctttgcCCTaagatcaaaaataaaacaaggatgtcTAATCTCTTCATTtccattcaacattgtactagaggtTCTAACCAGgacaattaagcaagaaaaagaaattagaagcatgaagattaaaaggaaagaaacaaaaacatctctatatgcagatgatataatcttgtatatagaaaatcctaagaagAGCTTCCAGATAGCCGAACACATGAAGATTCCTGAAGGGTGGCTCGCCCAGGGAAAGCATGGAAGCCCCTTTCCCCATACCTCGACCTACACATCTCTTCATCCGTATCCTTTGTAGTATAATAAACCAGCAATTGGGCAGGTGCAGTATTAGCTCCTGCTAGATGAAAGGAATGATAAGCCAAAAACGAGTTGGGCTGCATGTCAGAAGGCATCTTTCCCTACTTTGCCTGCAGGAGCATCACATTAGAAAAACACACTTCATTCATGAAGTGGAAGCCTCAGGACCATGTGACCACCCTAAAGTCACCTTGACATGTTAGGGATGAATTTGGAAGAGGACAATGATGGGGTTTAGGACATGcaaccccaaaatatggcaccttgccGTTTGAAAACACAGCAGAACCAGGAAGGTCACTCTCAtcattccctcctctccccaaAACAAGTTTCTCATTTTGAGAGGGACCCTCcctatacccaaaggaaaagaatatcCTTAGCTCTGAAGACACAAGGGACACAAAGAAGAATCTGcacaaacaggccttgctaagttcccccagtttattaccattagatcatactcTTTTGTCCTCCAATCACATTTCTCCACAACTGTCTACTCTTCATCAAACAGCATAAAAATACCCaggtttccctgtttctttgtcTTCAATAGGGAGGCTCCCgtgtcatgtaaaacttatatgaaataaatgtgtatgtttttctcttgctaatctgTCCTTTGCTATAGATGTCTCCTAgcaataagagagaaaagaaatctttCCTCTGTCCCCAACAACACTATCAATAAAGGCAAAACactccaaaaaagagaaagaagataataaGAAATCCAATAAAAAACTACCAAAACTAAATAACAAGGTAAGTAATGTTGTGGGATACAcgatcaacatgcaaaaatcaggcAAAGATTATTATTGGCCGCTAAGACCAGAGAAGAGACGCCCAGACATTATGGGCCTCCTGATGGAAGAATACAATGCCATCTATGAAATTTTcttgccaaaaaaacaaaaaattcgtGAAGCAGTTCAAGCCTCTGGATCTAACAGTTTgcaggaaataaagagaataaagaaatgtgTTAAACACCACCATGAGGATACAACTGGCAAAATCAAGAATGTAGGAATCTACAGACCAAACAACCCAGTTTCTTCAGCAAATAAAttgcaaggaaagaaaaaggaaaaaggagaaagtggGACCTATAGATTAAAGGATTTTAGGGGCcaggtggctcccacctgtaatcccagcactttgggaggccaagatgggaggatcactggagcccaggagtttgagactagcctgggcaacatggcaagaccccatctctacaaataattttttaaaaaattagccaggtgtggtggcgcatggctgtGGTCCCAACAatatgaggcaggaggatcaccttagcccaggaggtcaaggcttcagtgagcggtgattgtgccactgcaccccagcctgggtaacagagtgagaccctgtgtcaaaaagaaaaaaaaaaaaaagaaagaaatttttgagCATATCAACTAAATACAATTTATGGACCTTATATGGATTCTAGTTTGATGGTATCAACTgtgaaaagaaattaataatagaGGGAAATTTGAATTTGCCTGGATATTTGATATTAAACAGCTatgattaatttttgtagttatttttaacacttttcttttagaagtgtatgctgaaatatttatggataaaaTGACCTTTGCTTCAAATAACCTTGTTCAGGATGggggtgtatatatatgaaacaagATTGGTCATAAATTGATAATTCTTAGGTAATGGACACATGGGAGCTCATGAACTTTTGTATGTTTCCAAttttcctgattaaaaaaaaaatggagccagCATCCTCGGGACCCACATTAATCAATTATAGAGGAAGACAGACAGCACACCAGGAAGGAGAGGAAGTCAGACTCAGGTTAAATATGATGATGAATAACCTACCATTGTTTCTGGAGAATGAGGTGAGAGAACAGCAGAGTGGAATAATGAAAAGAGCTCTGACCTAGCACTAGGAGAGCCAGATTCCAGCTCAGCCCCACTTCCCAGCTCATGAGCTCAGTCCAGACAtatcccctctctgagccttgctATCCTTACCTTTAAAATGGGGCTGCAAATTAATGATCTCTATATTGTGTTGTTAAATTCTTCCTCCTTAAAATTTGTCCCAAATGATGGCTCTGGGCAGTCCTAATGTTTTGCAGGACTCAAGATAACTGTACAAAAACAGGTCTACTAACCATGtctgaacatttaaaaactataaattaagctaacaaattgttaaataaaacatgttCTAACTTGCTATCTTGATCAGTATACCTTCATGATCTAGAAAGCCAGGTTCATTCAAAATCCACAGATTCCTTGAAGTTCCACACTAACATGCAGCACTAGAAGAACCAGCCCTCACTTCTCATGATCCCATCCTTACTGGGAAAGGCCACAAATGCTGATACGCCAGTCCATCGGCTCAAGCTCTGGACAAATTCCTCTCCAAATACCCTCCTGTTACCCCCCTGAACCCAGCAGTGCACATACTGGTGGGATAGTCCACTCTTGGGAGGATGGACCCACAAAAGAGGCCTGCAGAAGCCATGGAAGTAGGCAAGAGGCCACTGGGCAGGGAATTCCAGGGTTCCAAATACCAGGAACAAAGTCTAAAAGGGGAGTCACAGACTTCAGCTAGGTATACATTCACTTGGCTCTGCAGATTTCTCCGCCATGAGGGGCAGCACAGCCAGAACACCAGAGGACTTTCTAAAGCATGGGGCCAAGGGCCTTCCTTGCCCAGATCTAAAATACTGAATACATCAAAGTGtcattatattattctctttccctttacgtaattttgaaatttttacattaggactaaaacatgaaaaaaaaaaaaaaccctccaaaaccaAGTTAGAGATTCCCTGAGACTCTGAAATTCTGAGCATCACTGAAActttcctgaagactcagttccTTAGAAACTAGAGCTtttcgccaggcgtggtggctcatgcctgtaatcccagtcctttggaaggctgaggtgggcagaccacctgaagtcaggagttcgagaccagcctgaccaacatggggaaacccctgtctctactaaaaatacaaaattagccaggcatggtggcatatgcctgtaatcctagctactcgggaggctgaggcaggagaatcgcttgaactcgggaggtggaagttgcggtgagccaagatcatgccatcacactctAGCCTTGGGTAACGAGAAtgaaactccatccaaaaaaaaaaaaaaaaaaaagaaacaaacaaactagagcttttggctgggcacagtggctcctgcctgtaatcccagcactttgggaggctgaggagggaggactgcttgagcctaggagcttaAGACCAGTGACACAATGAACATTATGTGATAACAATGTAGATCccatctccaaaagaaaccaTTTCTAGGGAATGAGAGAAAAATCTAGGGAGCACCATGGCAGCTCCCATGAGCCAAATTCAGCCTCCTCCAACTGGAAACCTTTCAGAGCTTCAGAGATAAGAGTGACCCAAGAAAACAGACACCAAGAGacatctttcccttcttcctagaaacagaaaatgagtCTTTTAATTGAGAAGCAGTTGTGTTTAATCACCAAAATTATACTGACCCTAACGCAAGAGAAATCATCTAAATTTAAAAGGGCTGGGGATTTTCCTCCTACATTTATTTTAGAGGCAAGTAGAGGTGAACGAAGAAAACTGAATCCCTAAGCTCAGATCTCAGGCCCTGGTAAAAGCTCCAGAGAGCAGAAGCCCCTCTCCTCTTGCCCTTACGTGAAACGTTGCTGCCCTCAGGTTACCAACCATCCCACTTTGGAACACGGCTGCCCCGGGGGATGCCTTCAGTCTATTCCTCCAGAGGCTTCTCTGCCTCAGAGTACTGGTTctcctcatcctcatcatcaGTCTCCTGAAGAATCCTCAGTAGTTTGAGCTCAGAGTTCCAGCCTGTTCTAACCATGATTTCTGAAAAGTTAAAGGAGATCTTCTTTTGCCTGGCAGCCTGGGCTTTTAGCACAGCTTCCACCGGAGCACTAATGTCCTTGTTAGTGGGTTCTGTTTCATACAGTTCAGGACCTAAAAGAAGATGTAGTCATTAATTGCACCTGTAAACTCCTCTCAAATAACTACGACAAATGgaggacagaaaaggaaaaactgggaTGTTTTTTAGGACTTGTCTGAGATAGGGGAACTGTGCCTTCAGGGAGGTAAACTATCCTGGACAACACAGGTTCAACTCTCCCTATCCTCAGTCACTTACTAAGGTTCCTCTACTCTAGTAACTTACTTTTTACATTGTGGTGGAAATCCACATGGTCACAGTAGTCCATCTTTGGTCTCTCTGTGGAATCCTGAAATTCATCGGGGTATAAGGAAATTTGAATCAAGACTTTAGGAAACTAAAAGGATTTTTCTAAAAGATGCTTTTCTTGAAGAAATTAACATCTAAGATGAGCCAGAGACCCACCTCTTGGGACTGAAGAGAAGCTTGTATCACACGTTCTTTGCCCTCCATGCTATCCAAATGAACCTAGAACCACTCCTTCCCATTCCCTGCAGTCAACTAAGGGCAGATGGCCTCCAAATATGGCTTCCAACAATTCCTCCCATTCCAGTATGCACATGCTGTTCCTCCCATCAAGAGATAGGGCCTATTTCTTCTCTTATTTACTCTGGGATGGACTTGTTTCTTCTTTGgccaagaaaatgtggcagaagtAACAATGTTTTAGTTCCAGGCCCATCCCTTAAGAAACTGCTTTCATGAGACTACTATGCTATCAAAAAGCCCAAATAAACCACatgcagaggcctcaggaaggaAAACCAGCAACTTGGCCAACAGCCTCAGCCCAGCTGCATTAAGTGACCTCAAGCAGGGAAAGAAGAACTATCCAGTCAACCCACAGAATCATTAGAAATAACAAATCACTACGGTTAAGCTTTGGGGTTGTTACACAGTAATAGATAACTGAAACCGGGTCCTAGCAGAGGCCTGGTACATTGTCACCTGTTTCGAGGTGGTTCCTTTTTccatctgctgctgctgcttcatgTCACTGTTCTGACCTGGCAGAGTTCTGTAACCTAGTAACCAAAAAGTCAATTCAATCTTCCTCTTATTGGCATATCATATCCTCTTTTGGGGCTTCTAGGTGACCCCTAGTCTACAAGTGACTCCACATCCAGGAAAAGACAAGACCTTGATGGCAGGTAAAAGGTAGTTAGACCTTCTGAGTTTTATTTGAGATTCTGCTCACCTGGGACTGTAACTTAATCTATTACAGAATTAGAGATTACAGTCAAGTGTGTGTTAAAAGACCCAGGATTCCTCCAAGAAACCCTAATCTACCTTTTCACAGAATGTGACTTATCTTACCAGAATGTGACTCATCTTCTTGCGCCATCCCTCATGCACccacaaacaaagcaaaaacaaaaacctctagttttatgtttcttttgcaTCAGCTGCTTCCCCAACTAGTCCGTAAGaagattcattcattcttttctcaATCTCCCTTTCCCTAAACAAACATCTTCCAAGCTGCCACCTGAGGCATTATGCTAAAATATAGCATTTCCATCGACTCCCTACTAGCACTGGTTCTCACCTTAGCTGTACACTGGGAGAACTGAAGagcttcaaaaaacaaacaaacaaacaaacaaaaaacactgaggcctagtttctaccaccagaaattctgatttaacaGCTGGGATACAGCCTGAGTATTAGAGTTTTAAAAgcttcttggccgggcacagtggctcatgcctgtaatcccaaaacttttggaggccgaagtgggcagatcacctgaggttgggggttcgagaccagcatgatcaacagggagaaactccatctctactaaaaatacaaaaacttagccaggcgtggtggcgcatgcctataatcccagctacccaggaggctgaggcaggagaatcgcttgaaatcggacccagaaggcggaggttgtggtgagccgagatcgcacatagcactccagccttggcaacaagagcaaaactccgtcataaataaatacatacatacatacatacatacataaaagctTCATAATTGGTCTTAGTGTACAGTCAAGGCAGAGCACCACTGGCCTGGATGATAAAGGTCAAATGACTCAGCAGTCCACACAAGCCCCTGCCTACCTCTTTGGCGTGGTAGACCACTCTCCCTTAAATACCCAACCCCACAACCACACTCAACTGCTCAGTATTTCCTGAGCAGCTATGATCCTCCTAGATGCCTTTGCACAGGCTATTCCCTCTCAAGAGTTATTTTCCATATCAGGAAAACTCCCACACATATTCAAGATCCAATGCAAAAATCATCTCTTCCATAAAGCCTTTCTCAACTTAGTGAGGACTGGCCACTGCTCTAAGAACATGACTCACAGGGGCACCCCAGTCACCCAAGCAAAACTGCTCCTATTGGAGGCATTGGGAAGGGGTACAAAAGGCACCAGAATGGAATTCAGAGTGGTCACCCTAGATGGAGTGCTAACCTTGGATACATCACCTCCTGCCCGGGGCCAAGCCCTGATTCTGTCCACCTCCCATGAGAAGGGCAGGAACCTTCTAACCTTCAGGTTAGAGCAGATCATTGGCATCAGACAACTAAGTGAGATAGGAAGAAAAGCAAGAGGGCAGCATCCTTCTACAGGAAACCTCATCTCAGCCCCCCCAGTGCCCCAGGATTGGAAAGCTCTTTCTGATGATTAAACAGTTGTTTTCATATTAAAGTCAGCAATGTCTAGTCTGAGAAGGGCACAACCATTCTCCAAGGTTTGGGGGGATTCTTTTTCCCTCCTCCCATTCTCCACTCAAGTTGAAAAATTTCAGAGGGATAGGGGTAAGTATATGCCTGAGCTCAGACATGATAAGGACTCCAAAAAGGGGAGATGTTCTTTCTCGTGTCCAGCATGAGCACTGGAGCAAAAGAACTGCCTGACGAGAATTGTCTCCCTGACTCCTGGATGGAGCTAGACAATGTGTGTGACTTTACCATGAGGCTCCGGGGACTCTCTACCTTGTGGCAGGAAAGTTAGGGGGCCCTGGAGCTCTGCTTCCTTAGAACTCTTTTGGGGTTCTAGTGAGGAGCCCCAGCTCTCCCTGCCTCATTGGACAATGAGCCCTCAGGGTTTTCTCTTCAATAACCTGGGCTTGCTGCTCTCCTGATCCTCAAAGTGCTCTGCCTTTTCTAAGGTAGAACCTGAGGAAAAGATGACTGTGATTCATGTTCATGGTCATCTTTCAAGCGCCCATGTGAAGCAGACATCTGGCCCAGCTTGTTTGTTTAGTAAATTTCTGAAGGAAGGATGGTGCATGAGAGACCAGACAGACtgaagcattccaagaaattcTGAGTGCCTGACAAAGGCAGGTCTCAAAATGACAAGAGCATGTTTAGCTTTTCCAGCCCTCAGATACCTACCCCTCAGGGATCCTATCACCCCCAACCAAGCATATATTCCCCTTACCATAGAGAGGGTCATGAACAGTGGTAACTGGATGTTTATGTGAAGTGCTCTGGCTCCCTGGATCACTCTTGGCTTTCTTTTTAGCCTCCTGAAACCCACATCAGGAGGAACAAATTAGGATTTTTGGAAGTAAAGAAAAcctttttcaaaagaaatcaaaaagaaggAATTTAACATCTACAACCAGACAAGAACTTTATATCTATAACCAGATAGAAAACAAGGAGACTCCCACCCTTCACACATCCCTTCCCATTCCAGACTGTAGCTACCTATCCCAGTCCCAGCAAGCCCCTCACTGCCACTCTACCTGTTTCTTAATAGGTGTTTTCACTTTcctctgttgctgctgctgctgccactgctgctgtttCCTGTAACCTGGGGACCAGAGAGCCAGCTTGATCCTCTTCTAACAACCCCCTCTCTCCCACTGGAATGCCTGCTGTGCCTTCCTTCACAATGGTGACTCTCCCTGGTAAGGACCAAGCCAGAGGGGCTGCTTCCTGAAACCATTGTTTCCTGAGTTCTACATGTGACCCTGTATGACTGTGGCCACAAAT
It contains:
- the C15H9orf43 gene encoding uncharacterized protein C9orf43 homolog isoform X4, whose protein sequence is MVVLWIPEETEIHGRQHGKKKRKNLTVKSKSFLGLSGNQSAETRVETPGMTVPPPTPVQLSKQFSSDFLPLWAQSEALPQDLLKELLPDRKQTMPCLEMKIKLAMMKKNLPLERNRPDSAISSKMFLSIHRLTLERPALRYPERLKKLHNLKTEGYRKQQQWQQQQQQRKVKTPIKKQEAKKKAKSDPGSQSTSHKHPVTTVHDPLYGYRTLPGQNSDMKQQQQMEKGTTSKQDSTERPKMDYCDHVDFHHNVKSPELYETEPTNKDISAPVEAVLKAQAARQKKISFNFSEIMVRTGWNSELKLLRILQETDDEDEENQYSEAEKPLEE